The Paenibacillus spongiae nucleotide sequence CTGCTCGCCGTTCAGCAGAAACGGCAAATATCGATTGTAGGTCTGGATTTGAAGGCGGATGTCATTGCATTCTGCTCCGACCTTGCCCGTAAACTGGGTTATGTCCGTCTTACCTTCCAGGTTGGAGACATCGCGAAGTACGAGGAGCAGTCGGCCGTCGATATGGTTGTGACACTTCATGCCTGCGATACGGCGACGGATGCCGCCCTTGCCAAATCGGTGGAATGGGGAGCTTCCGTCATCTTGTCGGTACCCTGCTGCCAGCATGAATTGTTCCGGCAAGTTGCCAATGAGGCGCTGAGCCCGCTGCTTTCCCATGGTCTGCTGAAGGAACGGTTTGCGGCATTGGCAACCGATGCCGTGCGCGCTCAATTGCTCGAGGTGCTCGGATATAAAGTGCAAATGCTCGAATTTATCGATCCGGAGCATACGCCCAAAAATATTTTGATTCGTGCGACATTAGGTCCAAAGACGGATGCGGATCGCAAGTGGCGCGAGTATACCGCTTTCCGGGACAGTCTGCAACTTGCGCCCTATTTGGAGCGGGCATTGGCGGATAAGCTGCCTACCCCCTGATTACGGATGACTGCTGCGAACAATTCTAGTGAAGGGATATAGACATTGTCGAATAAACGCGGGGTATGATAGAATGAGTGGGGACGGGGAGTCCCAGGATTTTTCACGTAATATCAAGCCTGATAGGAATGATGATAGTGGGACTGATGACATGGGTGGATTTAAGCCTCTTTCTCATTCTGTTCGCTTTATTCGTATATATATTTTGCAGGAATCATATCGTCCGGCTGCATAAAACGTACTTGTTGTTCCACTTCTTCATGATGCTGTGGCCCTTCGGGCAGTTTGCCGTCCGAACGACGGATTATCCTCAATTTCAACAGATTTATATCACTGCATCGTACGTCGGCATGTCCCTCTTAGGCTTCGGATGGTTCTTGTTCACGCTCGCTTTGACGGGGCGGATACAACGATATACCGTGCGTTCCCTATTCTATCTATCGCTGCCGGCCGTTCTATCGGCAGCCAGTATCGTCATTAATCCCGGCGGAGCATTCGTGTCGTTCCAGAATTATAATGTGGAACATCAGTTTGGTCCGTTCTTTTGGATCATGCTCGTCCAGCTGATTGCCTATGGGGGTTACTCGCTGATCCTGCTTCTGAAGAGCCGCAGCGAGATTCCCGCCCAGGAACGGCCGCGGATCTACAATGCGGTTACGGGGATGCTCATTCTTGTCGGCTTCGGTGCCCTGGGAACCATATGGAACGTGGTATTAGAGCCTTGGCTGCCCCGCATTCCTTGTATAATGTCGCTAGGCATGGTAATGTCGGGCATCTATTTTGCATTCGCCATACAGCGGCACAAACTGTTCGATATCATTCAGTTCGCCCAACAGGATGTGTTCGATACGATATCGGCGGGGATCATTGTGCTGGACGAACAAGACCATGTGCTGGAGCTGAACCGGTTCTTTCAACCGCAGCTTCAGTTCGAGCTCGGTAAACGCTTCAATATGGAGATCTTTCTGGAGAGCACGACGCATGTCATGAACAAAGAGCAGTTTCTGACCCATTACCGTTCGCATCCGCCGGAGAGAGCGGAAACGGAGATTACGATGTCTACTACTGCAGGCGAGGCGCACTTCACGCTGAACGCCGCTCCTATTACCGTTAACAGGAAGATGATCGGGCGGGTCATAACGATTCAGGACGTGACGGAGCTGCGGCAGCTGGTTGCCGAGACCCGTACGAAGAATGAAGCGCTTCTTGACCGCAACCGGGCGCTGATTCTGATGCAGGACGAGCTGTTTCAAGCGAACCGCAAGCTGGAGCAAATGGCGATAACCGACAGCTTGACGGGCTGCTATAATCGGCGCTTCCTCATGCTGCAGCTGGAGCATGAAGTCGCAACGAACATTCGATACGGCATACCGTTCGCAATCTTTCTATTCGACATTGATTTATTCAAGAACGTGAACGATACGTATGGGCATTTGGCTGGGGACGAGGTTATTCGCTCGACGGCGAAGGTCGTCAAGGACTCGCTCAGAAGAACAGACATTCTGGCGCGGTACGGAGGAGAGGAATTCACCGTATATTTGCCGCATACGAACCGGGCACAGGCCGAGATGCTGGCGGACCGCATTCGAACGTCAGTCGAGCAGCATGAATACCGCACAGGGAAACAGGGGGAGACGATCCGCATCACCATCAGCATGGGGATGTTGGCCGTAGACGGGCAAGCGAAGCAGAATCTGGACGATCCCAAGCTATACCTAAAGGAATTGTTCGCCAAAGCGGATGCCGCGCTGTACAGAGCCAAGGAAGACGGGCGCAACCGCGTTGTGAACCTGTAGGGGCATGGGAATTCACGATTCGGCTTACGGACAGTAGGTCTAATACCTTCAGTAAACCATTAAAGGCGGCGTAGCAATGAGAAAAGTAAATATTCTGTCGGTAAAACCAGGGGACAGGCTGGCTCGACCCGTTTTCCGAGAGGACGGCAATATACTTCTGGGCGTCGGTGTGGAGTTAAACGATCGGTTTATTGAACGGTTAATCATGATCGGAGTAGATGTGCTCTATATCGACGATCCGCTGACTGGCGATATAGAGCCGACGACTGCCATTTCGGACTCGACGCATAAGCGGGCCACTGATGCCGTGTATAAGACGATGACGAAGCTAATGGATCAGCCGAACCTGAAAGGGAGAACGATAGCGCCGGAGCTTGGCAGAACGTTCCGGAGCGTCTTCTCCGAGATGCTTCAAGATCTTATAACACGCGAAGACGTCATGGTCAGCTTGACGAATATACAGGTTACCGATGCCTACCTGTTTCAGCATTCGGTCAATGTCGCCATCCTATCGGGAATCATGGGGCTTGCGAAGGGCTATAACAGACAGCAGCTCGAGGAGCTGGGGATGGGAGCGCTGCTATTCGATATCGGAATGACCAAAGTGCCCAGACCGCTGCTTAACAAGAACACTACGCTGACGCTGGATGAGCGGCTTATTATGGAGAAGCATGCGGAAGATGGCTTCAACATCATACGGGCACAGCATGATATTTCTTTGTTGTCGGCCCATTGCGCCTTCCAGCATCACGAACGCTATGACGGATCCGGTTACCCGCGCCGGCTGAAAGCGGATGCCATTCACGAATACGCGCAAATCGTAGGCCTGGCGGACGTGTATGACGCTTTGACCTCGCCGCGCCCGTATCGAAGACGATATACGCCGACCGAAGCGATCGAGTTTCTATTTGCCGCCGGCAACACCTATTTCGATCTTGATTTGATCAAGACGTTCTGCAAGCATATCTCGATCTATCCGGTAGCGACAACGGTGCTGCTCAGCTCCGGCCAGGTCGGGGTCGTATCGGCGAATAATCCGCTTGCGGTTCACCGTCCGACAGTCCGGGTGCTGCGTGAAGCGGACGGCAAGCCGCCGCAATCGACGTATGAAATCGACTTGAAGGATACGCTTAGCTTATTGATCGTGAAGGAACTATAACGATCCTATCGTTAAGTTCCATACGCGGTCCTATAGGCGCTTTTCATAACTGAAAGCACGAAAAGGCAAACTTGTCGAAAGGCAAGGACGCAAAGCTACAGGGTCTAATGTCCCCCTGCTTAAAGAGGGGCGAGGATAGCCTGGCTGCCGAAACGAGACGCCCGTAATCGGGTGGATAACAACGGCTCCGGATGCAGGAAGCGTTTTTTTTGTTTTTCATAAATACCGGTCCTAATGACGATATAAGAGATATACCTCAGTAGGATACAAGAAGCTTGATGCAACTATATTACACCGCCATGGGGGCTGTTTGATTGTCTCATACCGGGCGCGTGAAGGGAGAACGGCATGAGCAATCAGGCAGAGACAAGCAGAAACGGACGGTATGGAATGGAGAAGACAAGCTTTCCGGCCAAGGCGCTTCTGCACAGCCGAACTGTAGTGGAGAAGGATGGCTACGTATCCACAGGGATATTGACCCATGTGGAGGGCGACATGCTGGAAGTGGAGATGACGGAGTACAAGAGCTTTGAGCTTGGCAATCCGGTCCATCTTACCGTCTATTCGGCTGCAGGCATACAGCGGGTACAATCGACGATTATTGGAAAAGCGGAAGGCTCGCTGGCCGTGCTGCTGCCGCCCCGGGCCTTCAATGGGCTGGAGGAGAAGCGGGAATCCGTGCGGGTCGACGTGCTGCTGGGCGGATCGCTCCGGCATGTGCTTAAGCGGGAGATCGGGGAAGGCGAAGGAGCCGAGACGATCGAGGTAGAGGAATGGATCGATCTGACCATTCGGAACATCAGTCTGGCCGGTCTTGGATTCGAAGTGGTAAGCGGTCCTCACCTGTTCCCGGAGGATAAGGTGGAATTCAGGATCAAGTCAGGCTTTGAATTCCGCTGCACGCTGGCAATCGTTCGCAGCAAGCCGGGCGGCGACCATACCTTCTACGGCGCAAGGTACGAAGGGCTGGACGAGCAGCGGCAGCGGGCGCTGCGGGCGTTCCTGCTCCGGGAACAGATCGCTTCCTATTACCGGATGAAGGAAACCAAATAAGCTTCCGTCTTATACATAGGGACAGGGATAGGAAATAGAGGAACCGGTCAAGCGGGTGCTTGTCCGGTTCCTCTATTTGGAAGGATGTAATTGTATTGACGGTCCTTTGCTTATTCGATGTCCTCTTAATCGATTAGATATCGCGGCGGAGCGCCCGCAGCACATC carries:
- a CDS encoding histidine kinase N-terminal 7TM domain-containing diguanylate cyclase, with amino-acid sequence MTWVDLSLFLILFALFVYIFCRNHIVRLHKTYLLFHFFMMLWPFGQFAVRTTDYPQFQQIYITASYVGMSLLGFGWFLFTLALTGRIQRYTVRSLFYLSLPAVLSAASIVINPGGAFVSFQNYNVEHQFGPFFWIMLVQLIAYGGYSLILLLKSRSEIPAQERPRIYNAVTGMLILVGFGALGTIWNVVLEPWLPRIPCIMSLGMVMSGIYFAFAIQRHKLFDIIQFAQQDVFDTISAGIIVLDEQDHVLELNRFFQPQLQFELGKRFNMEIFLESTTHVMNKEQFLTHYRSHPPERAETEITMSTTAGEAHFTLNAAPITVNRKMIGRVITIQDVTELRQLVAETRTKNEALLDRNRALILMQDELFQANRKLEQMAITDSLTGCYNRRFLMLQLEHEVATNIRYGIPFAIFLFDIDLFKNVNDTYGHLAGDEVIRSTAKVVKDSLRRTDILARYGGEEFTVYLPHTNRAQAEMLADRIRTSVEQHEYRTGKQGETIRITISMGMLAVDGQAKQNLDDPKLYLKELFAKADAALYRAKEDGRNRVVNL
- a CDS encoding HD-GYP domain-containing protein — its product is MRKVNILSVKPGDRLARPVFREDGNILLGVGVELNDRFIERLIMIGVDVLYIDDPLTGDIEPTTAISDSTHKRATDAVYKTMTKLMDQPNLKGRTIAPELGRTFRSVFSEMLQDLITREDVMVSLTNIQVTDAYLFQHSVNVAILSGIMGLAKGYNRQQLEELGMGALLFDIGMTKVPRPLLNKNTTLTLDERLIMEKHAEDGFNIIRAQHDISLLSAHCAFQHHERYDGSGYPRRLKADAIHEYAQIVGLADVYDALTSPRPYRRRYTPTEAIEFLFAAGNTYFDLDLIKTFCKHISIYPVATTVLLSSGQVGVVSANNPLAVHRPTVRVLREADGKPPQSTYEIDLKDTLSLLIVKEL
- a CDS encoding PilZ domain-containing protein, with translation MSNQAETSRNGRYGMEKTSFPAKALLHSRTVVEKDGYVSTGILTHVEGDMLEVEMTEYKSFELGNPVHLTVYSAAGIQRVQSTIIGKAEGSLAVLLPPRAFNGLEEKRESVRVDVLLGGSLRHVLKREIGEGEGAETIEVEEWIDLTIRNISLAGLGFEVVSGPHLFPEDKVEFRIKSGFEFRCTLAIVRSKPGGDHTFYGARYEGLDEQRQRALRAFLLREQIASYYRMKETK